The following is a genomic window from Onthophagus taurus isolate NC chromosome 1, IU_Otau_3.0, whole genome shotgun sequence.
TcacttataaattaaattccatAATTCATTCTatatagaaatattttaaaaaattaagaaaacatgccagtatttaaaatttttttgataaatttggtTAATCTTATAATGTTTTTACCATATCAGGTTGAAGACAAATTGACCACAACTCCGTATTATGAGCAGGAATCTCTTCTAGAACATCTCCAGCTGCTATATCAATAATTAACAACCTTCCATCTTTCAAACCAACCAAAACGTGACGATTTCCGGGTACAAAACTCAAAGAAAGCACATAACCCGTTTCGACGGTTCTCAAACAAGCCTGTGATGCCCTATTCCATAATTTAATCGAATCCGCGCCTCCAGTAACAATCCCCAAATTATCAGAGCTAAAACTAACAGCTCTAACTTCACTATGGTGACCTTGTTGGGCAATTGAGCGCAAACATTTCGGCTCagcatttttttctaacagcTGAGAATTGTGCATTTCAACTGTATTATTATGCAAAGTTACAGCCAAACGTAATTCGCCGCCATTTCCCAAAACTAAATGAAACGATTTTGGTTTACTCGATAATTTTATGGGTGTTAATCGTTTAACTTCGTCTTTGAGGCTTAGTTCCccttcaattttttgttcaaCTTCTTCctcatcaattttttgatcggtttcttcttgtttttgcttttttctttctttctttagtcgtttttttaatcttacatTAGCTTCATCATCAGAGCAAAAATTGAAGAGTTCTACTTGAGAATCAGTTCCATGACATCCTAATATTTGTTGGGAGTCATCACAAAACATTGAAACAACACGACCTTTACCACTTCTTAATAAGGAACCAACTTTATGGCATTGCAATGGATactaaaagtaaatttaataattaaatgggatttattttataattggaCATTACAGTTGGGTCATCTATGTCCTCTAAAGATGTAATCTCCATGTTTAATGCCAACTGATCAAGTGGAAGTTTATTTTCACCATCAGGATCTCTCTGGGAAATTTTCCAAACTCTTAATTCAGCATCACCACAACCGGTGACTAAATATTTGTCGTCTTTTACCAATGATATAGTCCATACCtataatgttaaattttttatgataaagtTAATGAATAACTTTAGTTTTACCTCAGTTTTGTGTCCAACTAAAGTTCTAAAACAATGTTGAGTGTCTAAATCCCAAAATTTGATGTAAGTATCTTTAGAACTTGATATTAAAACAGGTTGTTGGGACATAAATGTTAATTGAGTGATCGGGCCTTTATGCCCATTTAATCTACATATTCCTACTTCAGCTACTGTATCCCAAACGATTACATCTGTAtcctaaaatttataatacaattaattataaaagttattcacaatatcaataaattaacCTTAGAACCTGAAGCTAATTTATTCCCGAAATTATCAAAAGCTAAACAAGTAATTTCCGTTCTATGTCCTGAAAATATATGCAAAACATCCCCGCTTTTTAAATCGTAAACTTGAATATTTCCATCTGAATAACCAACAGCCAAAGTTCTTTTATTTGGACTGGGACATAAGTAAGTAACAGCAGCTTTTTCTCCAACTAAAACCAAAGCCTAAAACGAATACATTatgaaacttttaattaaataacaatctTGTTTACCTTTTCGCCTAATCGTAAATCCCATATAATTACATGTTCACAAGCCCCAACAGCTACAAATCTTCCTACTTGGCCTTCTAACGTGACAAAAGCAACGTTACAATTAGGACTGgcgattatattaaaatttccagctGGTACGTAACGGAGATATTGTTTCGTTAAGcccattttaaaagaaattaactaAACAACTTCGAAATGAATAGAAATCGCCGCAGTACAAATCAAGTATTGACATGTGttttgaaaaagtgaggttatgtataTTATGTCAAAATGTATAAACTGGCGATAGCTCCATCTTGTGGGAAGATTAATaagttaattatatttaaaaattttggcgatataaatacaataatcTTATTAAGATATCAGCAAACAAAGGTTCTTAACTAGTTAATTGGAATGaacttgatattattaaaagaaaactgttgttaaacattgaatttataaatcaagTCTCGATATTAGAGGTTACATTCAAGTTCACAGTGACAAGATGAATTGTGGGTAAAGTAGATAACTATTGTTACAGTTAGAAACagtataaatttgaatttaaatgaacaaaacaaaaagaagacaaaaagtaattagtaataaaatcCAAATATTATAGAATTCAAAATCACGAATTCAAAACATAAAATcttcaaatattaaaaataagtttagtTTAAGGGACGTTGGGACGTGGGGTGCAAGTGGTGTAGAAAATGGGCCGCCACCAAGCTCATTTCTCTCGTCCACTTGcacatattattaatttgtatttattcttCAGAAATGGATTCTTCAGGCATGAGTATAGCGGTTTGGTATTGTCCATGCACGTTCTACCTACTACATGGTGCACATTTAtcttactaattttattccaactgATAACAGCTAAttggtttctttttttttttttcgtgaAAAGTGGGTATTCGTTTTTTAACCCGTCGAGATGATGCAAACTCGCAAGTTTTgaatatacaacaataaaCTACAGTACAATAACTAGTACATTACACAagtacataattaaaatacattaacataaaatctcaatgattaaatgaaaatttattgacATAATGAACTGtagaattataaaattaacataaacttCTGATTGATGTTCTAAAAAAGTACAcattaaataaacaagaaatatactttaaagaattaaacaaatacTAATCATTCTGTAGGAAAGTaccaatatattttaaaaatagatattCTCAAGCATTGTAAGTTAAATAGTTAATTGAACGCAATCAGAGCATATCGTAGCACATCGTAGCTACCTGTATTgcacaacatttttgttttgctGCCTATTAACCAACTGTCAGTTAACTAATAGTTAGTTAGTTAGCtgaggctcgttactaccatcttctggttaagctatcttagggattattaccacggttacggctattttacgcgctctgattggctagtaaatgggtttatctataagataaatttatctaaaagatggtagtaatggacctgaGTGTGATTGAGTTAGTGGGTTTCTCCCTCACAAACTGTGCTGGATCATGACTAAACTGATATATGCATAGAGTTAAAAATTTCTGATAATTTCTGATTTGACGTCAAAACATTTGCATACGTTATTTATACGCGGTTTTCACAGTTTTTGTACTTGTTACATTTACAATTCTGCCAATAGTTTCTACAAAAACACGCTGAAATTCCAAACTTTTCTTCACTTGTATATATTGTCATAATACTCATATCTGGGCGGTCGAAAATCGATATGCTGTTCGTCATAATCATTTTCAACACAGATTTTTGATAAACGTTTCAATGGACAACTTATTGGCACCTTTGTGTTGCCAAATCGATTGACTGCAAatgaatatcttttttttttcaaaataacttgACAGAACTATTGGAAGAAGCAGCTGTGGAGAAAATACGAAGGAAAAACCAAGGCCTAGTAAATTATACAAATTCATGGATACGTCGAGCAACT
Proteins encoded in this region:
- the LOC111424164 gene encoding WD repeat-containing protein 3; this encodes MGLTKQYLRYVPAGNFNIIASPNCNVAFVTLEGQVGRFVAVGACEHVIIWDLRLGEKALVLVGEKAAVTYLCPSPNKRTLAVGYSDGNIQVYDLKSGDVLHIFSGHRTEITCLAFDNFGNKLASGSKDTDVIVWDTVAEVGICRLNGHKGPITQLTFMSQQPVLISSSKDTYIKFWDLDTQHCFRTLVGHKTEVWTISLVKDDKYLVTGCGDAELRVWKISQRDPDGENKLPLDQLALNMEITSLEDIDDPTYPLQCHKVGSLLRSGKGRVVSMFCDDSQQILGCHGTDSQVELFNFCSDDEANVRLKKRLKKERKKQKQEETDQKIDEEEVEQKIEGELSLKDEVKRLTPIKLSSKPKSFHLVLGNGGELRLAVTLHNNTVEMHNSQLLEKNAEPKCLRSIAQQGHHSEVRAVSFSSDNLGIVTGGADSIKLWNRASQACLRTVETGYVLSLSFVPGNRHVLVGLKDGRLLIIDIAAGDVLEEIPAHNTELWSICLQPDMRGCVTGGGDNTVKFWQFELIVDEKSESKAKVLSLLHTRTLKLEDSVLCVKLSPDNRFVAVALLDSTVKIFFTDTFKFYLSLYGHKLPVLTMDISSDSTLIATGSADRNMKIWGLDFGDCHKSLFAHDDSVTSVKFVPNTHYIFTSGKDGKIKQWDADSFLKIITLQGHIGECWSLDVSPNGHYIISSGSDRVLRLFEKSEQVVVLQDEEEGEREQEESLVTGEQTVAPGLPGLNLPSKKTIGSEKGAESILECLEICEKYKELLAEHASLQAASSQSLPLPQPPPLMQALNVSTPNDFLLETVRRIRSSDLEEALLLLPFPSVCEILLSLPALVMRGDQTELVCKLLMFLLRIHHASIVANNSLLSVLKQLQKCAMVKIEEQRDLVGYNYYGMQFLQREIEAAEGVQLFRDATIERRKGEKKRRNREKIKRSIMVLNT